tttagttagatttattttatttaaaaaattaatgaaataaaaagtggtgaaataaatttataatattcataattaatctcaaaatatagttatttaagaaatttaatatatatagggtcTTGGACAAAAAACTGTAGGGATTAaagtatgaaaaaattataaatgtaaattttgtTGTGAATTTTCTGTGTAGAGAAAATATtaggaaatgaataaaaaaattatttagttagatatatttgatttaaaattttaaagtaatattttgtgagaaaataaatttatattatttataataaatatgaaattttactttttttaaaattaatttaatattaataggtTGTTGTGAccaaaattgtagggattaaggTAGTAttaaagtaggaaaaatttataaatgtaaatttattatgtaggaaaattattagaaaattatgaaaaaattatttagtgagatatattttatttaaaattttaaagtaatgttTTGtggagaaataaatttatattattcataataaatatgaaaatttagtttttaaaaattaatttaatatacataGGTTGTTGTAAATAAAATTGTAGGGACTAAGGTAGTTTTAAAGTagtgaaaatttataaatgtaaattttttatgtaggaaaatatttaaaaattattaaaaaaattatttagtgagatatattttatttaaaattttaaaataatgttttgtggggaaataaatttatattattcataataaatatgaaaaattagttttttaaaaattaaattaatatacctAGGTTGTTGTGAccaaaattgtagggattaagaTAGTAttaaagtagaaaaaatttataattgtaaatgttggttgtaaattttttgttgtgagaaaatattaggaaattagaaaaagaaatatttagttagatatattttatttaaaattttaaagtaattttttgtgggaaaataaatttatatcattcataataaatatgaaaatttagttttttaaaaattaatttaatatacataGGTTGTTGTGAccaaaattgtagggattaagaTAGTAttaaagtaggaaaaatttataaatgtaaattttttatgtaggaaaaatattagaaaattatttaaaaaattatttagtgagatatattttatttaaaattttaaagtaatgttTTGtggggaaataaatttatattattcataataaatatgaaaaactagttttttaaaacttaatttaataTACATAGGTTGTTGTGAtcaaaattgtagggattaaggTAGTTTTAAAGTAgggaaaatttataaatgtaaatttattatgtaaggaaattattagaaaattatgaaaaaattatttagtgagatatattttatttaaaattttaaagtaatgttTTGtggggaaataaatttatattattcataataaatatgaaattttagttttttaaaaattaatttaatatacataGGTTGTTGTGaccaaaaatgaaaatattataaaatgagGATTTTTTTATATAGCAAACATGGATGGTGTTATGATATATATGTATTTagcttatatttttttatctataatttattGTACTATTATTGTATAGTAGGTGAATTAGGAAGAAAAATGACTACTCTGCATTATGGTACAGTGTACTGGGGTGGGTACATAGTTAATATTGATATTGGATATGATTATGTTGGACAGTCTAGAATGTTTCATAtcgaaaaaaaattgaaatatgaaGAATTAGTGATTAAAATTGTTCGTGCCATTAAATTGTCAACGCATGAAGATATGATAACAAGGATTATTTTTAGACAACCGATGTTGGATAATGGTATTATTAAATATGGATTAGCACAACTAAGTGATGACgaagatgtggacatgatgtttgACTACATAACGACAATCAGGCCAGTATATTTAATTGTATTATATGTAGATATTTTATCTCGTCATCATAGAACAGAAGATGGAGGTATTGGGCCTTCAACTAGTTGTCCAATCGTTATGGAGGGTGAAGTTGAAGACAATCTCCGGAATGATAATTGTCCGGTTGTAGGGATAGAAACATGTCATGAATTACAGCACAATGCAGAGGATGTTGGTCAGAGTGAAAACGATGATGATACTGATTTTCTTGATGATTTAGATACAGATGGAGATGATCCTTGGATTGACGAGGAAGACGACATTTCAGGTGTTCAATTTAATGATGGAGATGATCATGatataaattatgcaatgtgttttaatagtggATATGAAAATCCTATTAAACCATCGATATTTCCACCTCCGTATTCTGAAATTGACTCTGATGTAATGAGAATTAATTCTTATGCAAAAGATCCATCGAATTTATTCTGGGATAAGTCAAAAGAATTCTCTGTAGGAATGATATTCAGATCTCAAGAGGCTGTCATCGCTGCTGCTAAAGAGTATCATATGTTGCGACATCACCAATTTTGTTATGATGAAACTAAGAGTAGGACTTATTTGATCAAGTGTAAGGACAAATTATCTGGTTGTCAATGGCACCTTCGTGCATCCCGTAAAGAAAATGCTGATATTTGGAAGATAACAAGATATCACGGTCCGCACAAATGTAGAAACGCAGGTGTTAGTAAAGATCATGGTCACCTTGATTCTAGATTTATTTGTACATTTATCTTACCCATAATCGAACAACAGCCAGATATGAAAGTTGCCACTCTTCAGATTGAGATCAAAGATATGGTTGTATATGAACCGTCCTACAAAAAAACATGGATGGGAAAACAATTTACAATTGAAAAGATTTTTGGTGGATGGGAGGAATCATATGGGAGATTGCGTAAGTTCATGCATGCTATTGTGAATTACAATCCCGATACAGTTGTCTCAATTAAAGATGATCCACACTAGATTGAATATCGTTTGGATGGGAATGTCAGAGTGTTTGATAGAATGTTTTGGGCATTTCAACAATCAATTGAAGGATTCAAGTTTTGTAGGCCAGTCATCTTTGTTGACGGAACGTTTTTATATGGGAAATATAGTGGTTGTATTCTTTGTGCAACCGGGCTTGATGGAAATAATATGATTTTTCCATTAGTATTTGCATTAGTTGATAAAGAGGATAGTAACAACTGGGGATGGTTCATGGATTGTCTTCGATTATATGTTATCGACAGAGAAGAATTATGTGTTATATCCTACAGATACATTGGGATTAAAAAGGCAATGCAAAAGGATTGATAGTAGCCCCCATCAGCCAACCATAGATATTGCATTCAACATATATTAAGCAATTACAACACGAAATTTAAGAATACCGATATGAAGAAAGCTTTGCGCATGGCAGGTCAgtgattcaattttaatataaataagtcATTCGTTTATGTGTCCTTAATTAGTGCTCAATATATAAACATTCAGTACTTGTATTTTTACCTTTTAGCTAATCAAAATCAGAAGTGAAAATTTTATGATGTCATACATGACTTATGGTCTTATGAAATCGTTGATCTAGTTTATATGAAATTATGAAATCATGTTGAACAAAATGAAGGACTTGATATGCTAATCaggagaaaagagaaaagaagagaaaaaaaatgaggATGGAAAGTAAAGATTACTTTGTTACAGGTTACCCAAcaattttgaaaagaaattaTGCAGCAAACTCATACTTATTTGCTGCATAATTTTGTTTTACCATTTTTTATTAGTTAGTGTATTTTATAATTCAGTTGCaacaacttttttttaatttttattttttaaatttgagttaGACCTAACTTATCCTAAAAATTAGCTAGCTCAATAAGGAGAATTATCTGTAACTGATATAAAGAGCATATTACTCCTTTCCACGACGTGGGATTCAACATTTTTTTTATGGTTACAGTACAAGGAGGATCTTATTTGAATTTAGAAAATGGTTGTTGCTGCTGCAAATGGAGAAGATGGGTTTTCGTTTGTTGACTCATGCAAGGTAATTTAGAGATTTCCCTACAGACCAACAgctaaaaaaacttaaattggGCAGATGTTGATtaagagaattaaattaaagggatattttaatttaatttaaaaattttggagacattttaattaatttagttaaatgATAGAAACACGATAATAATTATCTctcaaaaaaaattttgcataaACTCCCAATGGGGCAGGCAAAAAAGCAATTCCACGTCAGAGTATGGCCGTGACGTGGAACAGGCACTTTGCGTGGTACAGTTGGCACAGTTAGACGGTTTGGTCATGTAACACCCACTGACCACATAGTCAACGCTCAAGCATGGGTTTAACTTGTGTTTTTTAGCTAAAACATGCATCCGATCCATATTTTTATGGTTTTCAATGTGCAAAAGCTTTATTTGACCCATAATTGTTCaaaattcataattaaaatgtttaattatttttttaatattattaagttgaaaaataacatcaaaatgaataaaatttatagataaaCATGTGATGCttataaatatgttattaattttatgtatcATGTTTCTAAATTcaattatcaaattttattttaattttatgatgaATGATGatggattttaaaaatcaatGTGATTAgatttctatttatattttaggcgataattaataaattatttattatttaattcaaaagatatgtaaattattgttttaatgatttatatttttaactgtCTATGAACTCATcatttttctttgtttattttgcctggtatataaaaaatataaatattatcatttttctttatttatttcgtctagaatattaaaaatatcaatgGAAAATATTATGGAGATTAAAAGATAGAAAGTGGAATCCAATTGATAAAGTTCAATGGGACAAGAAGACTAGATTTGTATGTACAAATAATATAGGCCTTATAAATTTTATGCTAGATGAATACAAATCCAAGAATGGCCTTTTAATACCAATTCTTATGGCTCGAATAGGGTGTCCCTTACCATAGTCTATTGTTacaccttttatttttattagtcaTTGTATGTATAAATGTTCACatatatgatatatatatatgtttatgaaTGGATGTATATATGATATATGTTTATGATAGATGCATATATGATATGTGTAGATTTAAATCGGCTAAGgtgcaaaataaaataaaaatagtaattaaatTGACTAAGAAAATCTTCCAACTAAAATGACTGAATTTATGCTTCTCCACTGAGGCAATTGAATAAGGAGTTTAGGTATGTATCTTGTCGGTTATGGTTATCTAATGTCACATAATTGATTTAGTGTCCTCTAAAAACAATTTTTAAGCATATATTATTGTGGGTGTGAAGCAGCTTAATGGGTAATGTTGAGTGTACTAGAGTTTATTAAGTAACTCGACACATTTGCTAGTTTAGTGAGCTTAATTCAACTAATGCAAGATAACAATAATGAATGTACTCGAGACCTTGAGTATTGGAAGCTAAGTTTGTTGATTGAACCTCGTATAAAATGCAATGAGTAAGATGTTAGTCACTCATAGGTATCATGGGTTTAATATTGGATGTACTTAAGGATTCATGATAATTTATGAGAATTCAATCACCCACTAAAAATCCATccaactaaaattttagttttctaTCTTGAAAGTATAAGATTCAAAGAAAAAATGGTTGGAAACACATATTATTAAAAGACTATAATCATATTCTTATAAGATTAAATTACACTAACAAAGTTTACTTTTTtcctttaattataaaaaagacATAAAAACAACATCGACTATTGTTCATATCGATAAGCTAAAAGTCATATAAACTCGTTGAACATTCATTCCCAAATTGGCAAAAGTTCAAAAAGTTTTTTAAACTTAAACTGATATGATTATTTATGACTATAAAGAAATTGAATGTCAATTagcataaatatattttacattcTCGAATTGCATgaaaagtttataaataaatagtaaacTTTAAaggttgttttaattttaatataaattttgtgTTTAGAACAAGACTAAATTACTAGACATATGATGTAGTAGCGATTTATTTATATCAAGATTATTGGTAGAAATATCAAGTGGAGATTGCTTTctcaatcaaattaaatcaagttTGAGATTGAGATATATTTCACTCCATATAAAGATGTAATCTATTAATTCTAACCAATTTCTTTTACAAAGTTCAATGTAACATCACGTATGAACACCTTGaagtatataatataaattcattaaatataattatatataatctaAAAGACCaataaagaaaagagaaaaaataaagctAATGCAAAAAAAATTGTTTCAGTTCTACAAAACAAAAGATGCCTAAATACTCTGATATTGAGAGTAACATAcgtgacaaaaaaaaaattatgaaggtAAATGTCTAcaatttgttattaaaaaatttaaatagtgaTTATAATTCATTGTTTATTATCCTTATAAATATTgtgatttataaaaaaagtaaaaaagtaAAAGCCACAGCAGAAGCGATATGTATTTATTTAGTATATACaacttattttatataaattaatttaatatttataaacatCGTATCATACAATGACAGGTACTAATATGTATTTATTTagcaattaattaatatagttttaaaaataaagaaatgaaaTTGTTAATCTCAATGAATTacaaatactaaataataaattaaataacataatataattagtatcatattttaaaataatatgagTTGAATcttaaaataatagtaaaatttaatCATTATCAGTCAATCTAATTCCCCCATATATTGATGCTTACAGTAGTGTCAAagtttggatgtaatcccaccATTGATATAATCTTTCATCACAACCCGATAAACCTAATTGCGAAGTTTAGAGAAATCACCATATTTAAAAGCCGTAATAGTGAGAAAACTGTTACGTGATGAGACATTAGAATTACCGAACAGTTTTTGATAAACACAGCCTATAAATATGCTACCTTCACAATTAGATTTATTGGGTTATGATGAGATTTTATATCAACCAACCaaaccattaaaaaaaataaaatgcaaaaaaattaaaaacattttcAACTCCATCCTGCAATTTAAATCAAAGAATCATTTTGTTTGGATTGGATTTATCGGATTGATGGTTCCATTCAAACTTCGAGTGCCCCCTGTTTTCCACCAAGCCTTgatggaatatatatatatatattaataagcaTTTCATCTGGCAAGTTTCGCAAGAACGACCAATAAGAACTTGTTGTAAAGGTGTCCTAAACCTACTATATAATTATGTCTTATTTACATATCAagtaaattctaaaaattaacCAAGGAAATTCATGATCACCAAATGAAGCACCAGGTTGCAGAGGACAAAATCAGCAAATGCGCGCTCTGGAGGTAAATCCTGTAATTTTATAAAAGGAATATCCAATTACTTTTGTTTAGAACCTCTACAAAAATGatgattgaaatttattttaattatttgaatagTTTTAATCATATTATAAGGAAGGATTGTATCGCCTAGCTTTTTGCCTCAATATGCTTTTGCTAATCTAAGCAACATTCAACAAGTACATTTCCCTGACACAGTTAATTAAATAGAAAACCATATTTTTAGCCTAACTAcaaacaaataattttaaaagatgactttaaaaagaaaaaaaaaatcctaattaCCATAAACAACTTTCTtattagaatttattatttaacttcACAGTATAATAAACTATAGTTAAAAAAGACGgaaattcaaaaagaaaatgGGTAAATTAGATAGGACCGTGCGCGTATGACTTCATAGGGAGTTGTTTAATTTTGTGTCTCCAACAGATTACAGATAGATATACAAACTGCATCATTGATTTTAAGTTTTGGCAGCTCATTAGTTGACCACGTTATCATTTCAGATTTTGCTGCTGGAATTTAATCACAGCAGCATGATTTCTTATTTCAATTTCTTCTGATTTTTGTTGATGATAAaaccaaatttatttattttaacctTTATGGTCTTTCATCAAGAAAttgtttattaatatttattttttattttgaaatattaaagtaaatagtatttttataattgtcCTGGTACTTTAGATTTGAAAGATAGATTTAGATTtcaaaaagtatatatataataaaatggtTACAGTATgaacttatttatatatttacttttaaaaaattagtatttttgataaaataacataaagaaaactgaaaaatcaGACAGCTAAATTTGACCTTGAATTTCTTCTCTTTCCCATCAACTAATGGAAGGATAAGACGAACAATATGTATAATGACCTTACCTTGAATTCTTTGTTTTCTTTGTTCACTTGGATACGGAGACAAACTGcagcaaataaaaaagaaattatatatatcatTCCCAGACCCAATATCTCCGCTATAAACGAAAACCAGGATTTTCTCATAAGAAAAGAGTTAATTCTATAGTGCTTCCTGCTTACCAGCGAGGACTGCTGTGCCTATACAGGAAAGCACTCCTGAAAGAAAGGAATTAAATGGAAATGATCCTACGATAGCCATGTAAACTACCTGTAATCAGCAAAACAAGTTAAAATGGTCCAAATCTGGACATCATAaatataaaacatgaaaaggatGCACTCAAATTATGTGTGATCCACAAAGGTATAAACATGTGAGAATGGAAAGTGATTATTCATTGCTCAAACAATTTTCTGGCGGTGAAGCAGACAAATTCTCAGAAAATCCACATCCAAATTGGTGTTGGACCTGGGACACCTTAAGAATTGCAGCAAAATCTTCATGTTCACTTAAAAGTTACACACATTACTCTATTTGCAACAATTTGTGAGTTTCTCATATGCTCATGAATGAGTGTAGTTGTCCGCATATGAAAAATGATGCCCTAAAGACCATGTTAAAAGGTTGAAGGGGTTAGGGATTTGAATGAAGAAGTTCAAATCGCCTTGGAAGGAGGATTTCATTAAACCAAAGTAAGAAGACAAATCAAGATGTTCAACCCAAGTTTACTTCCATTGATGATCTTATTTCTATTGGAGACGTGTGCTTTGCTGACGCAGATGAGTGGGTGTTGTAGCTTGGTGGTCCTCTTACTCACAAATGCTAGACATTGATCAAACCCAATAGGCTTATACTAAGTATTGCCCAGCGATTTAGCCAAACATGTTGGGGAACAACTTCATTGTCTTCTATTGCTGTCAGCATGGCTTCTTAAAGTTTCAGCGTTCTTTTCATTTCCTTCCTCTTGTAGtccttttttctttaaaattgttGTTACTCTAGGTGCTTAAAACTAATTGGTTTTGAACTTGCTAAGCTCATGAAGAAGTGaatatattttgttttttcaaGCATGTATTGTTTGCTTAGTTCATTGGAAGTGAGAATAAGTTGGGAAGAAAATCTAGAAAATTCCCTTTAGAATGGTGCATgtggttttctttttcttttagtttcccAAAAGTGAGATTAACTATGACAAAGTTTTTGTAGTACAAGGAGTGCAGATGTTGAATTAGTTAGAGCAAAATCAGTTCTATAGGATGGAGTTAAAATGAATGGAATGAGGGAAGGTAATAtgggattttaaaatttttccctCCTTTTATTAAGCTTTTAACAAAATTTGATGAAGGCGATCAAGTACTTGTGCATTTGAGATGAGAACAATTTCCTAAAGGCACTTATCACAAGCTCAAATCTAGGAAGTTTGGACCTTGCAAAGAGTTGAAAAAAATCAGTTCAATTACCTATTTAATTGAGCTTCCACCTGAATTGCAAGTTAGTCCTGTCTTTACTGTTACAGACTTGTATACTTTTGATGGATTTGATGGTGTCCCATCTTCCACTGAAGCTCAAATTCAACAGCTACCAGTTGCAAAGGCTGAAATTATTGAAGAAGTGTTGGATGTCATGGAAGTTTGATATAGATGAGGCAAGCAAATGAAAGCACGTGGATTTCTGAAGAAGAGCCGAAACGAGTGGATCCAACAGAGGAATAGGTCCACATTTAATCATCAGCGCTGAGTTTTTTTCTAAGGATGGCAATTTGGATTCGTGGGTGGGGTTCACATTGAATTAGTGAATTGTGTCAAAAATCTAAACActaacacaactcttttattatattaacacGACATCAACATGACACGATCCATTTAACACAAATTTAACACAATCACAAATAAGCTCAAACCTAACCCTTGATTTTTCGTGTCATTTTCATGTGGTGTTCACATGTAGTGTATAAAATTGCCAACCCTATTTTTTTCTGACCCGGGTAGAATAATGCAGAAGCCTCCAAATTAATTATGagattcaattttcaatttttacttGGTATATTCTTCTTTAAGTTTTCCTTCTTTATTGAGGATGCCTagttagtaaattattttacttaattaattaggaATTATTTTCATTCTAAGATTAGGATTTACCCTAACTTGTATAATAGGACAGCAGCagtcaattttgtatttatatttttcaattcaGAATTCTAATTCTAAGGTTTTCTTTAAACCCAAATAATTGCTAAGATCTAATTGCCCTAAGTTCTTCCTCTACATCAAATAGGCAAGCTCCAGAAGGGGGAAAGGGAAAGGGGCAGCTAAACACAGAACATTTGCATTCCCCCACTGCCAGATTTTCCAGTCAACCAAACGGCGGAATGGACACAAGATGTACATAAACTATCTtaccagaaaaagaaaaaaagagaaacgAGATAGAAATAGATAGTCCTCACGTTAGCAAATACAAAAAAGTACATAAGCAAGTCGTAGATTTGACCCCATGATTcatcattattaaaattaaacaacagATTAATGACAAGAATAAGCATCGATTATGAATCCATACCTGAATCAGAGCAGTGAAAACCGCAAAACCCACGTACAGATCGATGATCTGCATCCAAAATAACAGGACAAGTTACGATTCCATTCGCAAAATGAGCGtaaggggagagagagagagagagagagagagagagagagagaaacagaCCTTAAGGCTAGTAGGAGTGGCAGCATAAGCAGCGCGAAGGGAACTAAAGAGAGCTTGGGCATCTTTGCCTGTCGATCTGGCCATTTTCCAAATCAAAAAGCGAAGCTCCACACTGTTCTGCAGCAGCTGAAGGACTTAGAGGAGATGACCGCCTAGCCTTTAAATAGCCCTGGTGGATCTCGCGAGGGCCATTTTTGTCTTccgaaactttttttttttccccaagAGAagcattaatttttatattacaaaaaaattaaaaatggataaactattattattattattattattattattataaaaagaaaggaagagtaataaaataaatatgaatactcataaaaatttaaaagaataagatattcgagaagaaggagaagagcaTGATGATAAGAGTTTAATTCCGGTGTAGGAAGTCGTTTCACCTCGGCAACTCTCCTGTTTGTGGTTTTTTGTTAGTTTAGTTTTGTTCTCATATCTTGGATTCCCATGTGAGGTTGTTGtgaaaaaagttatattttcttttaattttaatttattttgattgatGGACGGTAATTGGAGTAGGGATCAGCTAGTGATAATCAGTATCAGAGCTTCGCGTTTAACTCCTTAAAATGGCTGCATAactttaaaagattaaaaatacTATGGAATTGAGGTGAAATACAGCCGGTGTTGGGTAGTTCTTTCTGTTTGCATGGACGGCCGCCTGTTCTTGGGGTGTTTTGTTCTATTGCTTTTTTTGCATTTCGTTTACTTTGTTTGTGAACGGGTGGTGACTAGAAGAAGCGCTGCCATGTGAGTCGGAAGCTTTGCTTGCTGCTGTTGTTTGTTTGATCGATGCTTACTTTGGTCGATGCAGTGAGTGGAGGGCAGCACTGTTTGGTAGCTAGGTTTTTGGATGTTTTGGTTAGTTGG
This sequence is a window from Manihot esculenta cultivar AM560-2 chromosome 4, M.esculenta_v8, whole genome shotgun sequence. Protein-coding genes within it:
- the LOC110607963 gene encoding dolichyl-diphosphooligosaccharide--protein glycosyltransferase subunit DAD1 is translated as MARSTGKDAQALFSSLRAAYAATPTSLKIIDLYVGFAVFTALIQVVYMAIVGSFPFNSFLSGVLSCIGTAVLAVCLRIQVNKENKEFKDLPPERAFADFVLCNLVLHLVIMNFLG